The following are from one region of the Vibrio hyugaensis genome:
- the rseP gene encoding sigma E protease regulator RseP: MTGILWNLVSFIVALGILVAVHEFGHFWVARRCGVKVEKFSIGFGKSIWNKVGKDGTEYSISMIPLGGYVKMVDSRVDEVPENEKYMAFDQKPLWKRTSIVAAGPIFNFLFAIVAYWLVFLIGVPAVKPVIGEVTPNSIVAQAGIETGMELKSISGIKTPDWESVNMGLISHIGDDSMTVTLTSSNEVVSEVTKTLDIRDWKFDPETQSAMHSLGFTPFTPEIYTELAQVSEGAAGEKAGLLAGDKIVAINGKKISNWNEVVEAIRSNPETPIDLTVLRQGDEQSLTLTPGRRELANKQVVGFAGIAPEVAEWPESYRFELQFGVFESIGKAIDKTGQVIGLTISMLKKLIVGDVGLNNLSGPISIAKGAGATADYGLVYFLGFLALISVNLGIINLVPLPMLDGGHLLFFAIEAVIRRPVPEKVQEMGYRIGGAIIFSLMALALFNDFTRL; the protein is encoded by the coding sequence ATGACAGGTATTTTGTGGAATTTGGTTTCTTTTATCGTTGCATTGGGCATCTTGGTGGCCGTGCACGAGTTTGGTCACTTTTGGGTTGCTCGCCGTTGTGGTGTCAAGGTTGAGAAATTCTCAATCGGTTTTGGTAAGTCTATCTGGAACAAGGTAGGCAAAGACGGCACTGAGTACAGCATTTCAATGATCCCATTGGGTGGCTATGTCAAAATGGTGGATAGCCGTGTTGATGAAGTACCTGAAAATGAAAAGTACATGGCGTTTGATCAAAAGCCATTGTGGAAGCGCACATCAATCGTTGCGGCAGGCCCTATTTTCAACTTCCTGTTCGCGATCGTTGCGTATTGGCTAGTTTTCCTGATTGGTGTGCCAGCGGTTAAACCTGTAATTGGTGAAGTTACGCCCAATTCAATCGTTGCTCAGGCAGGAATTGAAACAGGGATGGAACTAAAATCTATCTCAGGTATCAAAACTCCGGATTGGGAATCAGTCAACATGGGTTTAATCTCTCATATTGGCGATGATTCAATGACAGTGACCTTAACTTCATCAAATGAAGTGGTCTCTGAAGTGACCAAAACCCTTGATATCCGTGATTGGAAATTTGATCCTGAAACTCAATCAGCAATGCATTCACTTGGCTTTACGCCGTTCACTCCAGAGATATACACGGAGTTAGCGCAAGTAAGTGAAGGCGCTGCGGGTGAAAAGGCGGGTTTACTGGCTGGTGACAAGATTGTCGCGATCAACGGCAAAAAGATTTCTAACTGGAATGAAGTGGTTGAAGCCATTCGTTCTAACCCAGAAACGCCAATTGACCTGACGGTGTTACGTCAGGGTGATGAGCAATCATTGACGTTGACTCCAGGTCGCCGTGAGCTAGCTAACAAACAAGTGGTTGGTTTTGCGGGTATCGCACCTGAAGTCGCAGAATGGCCAGAAAGTTATCGCTTCGAATTACAGTTTGGTGTATTCGAGTCTATTGGCAAAGCGATTGACAAAACTGGTCAAGTTATTGGACTTACAATCAGCATGCTTAAGAAACTGATTGTAGGTGATGTTGGTCTGAACAATCTGAGTGGGCCAATTTCAATCGCCAAAGGAGCAGGGGCTACGGCAGACTATGGTCTGGTTTACTTTTTAGGTTTTCTAGCACTAATTAGTGTTAACCTAGGTATTATTAACCTCGTTCCTTTACCAATGTTGGATGGTGGTCATTTGTTGTTTTTTGCAATCGAAGCTGTTATCCGACGCCCTGTGCCGGAAAAGGTACAAGAAATGGGTTATCGAATTGGTGGTGCGATTATCTTCTCGCTCATGGCGTTAGCGCTATTTAATGATTTTACTCGTCTGTGA